The Gracilibacillus caseinilyticus genome segment AGTGTACTTTGAAATAATGGCGATCCATACCTTCCCCATCCGGTAGTAGGATCAAAACCTTGCTCCGGCTCTCCTCCAATCGCTAGTGTAAGCTGATTCGTCTCTCTTGCTTCTGTAGTGTTTGTGGCATCATTTGCAGATGGCTGCGGCTTTTCTGAGCAAGCAGTCAACAATACACCCAAGATGATCACACTGTATATTATTAGCTTTTTCATAAACTGTACTCCTTCATATAAAACTCTTCAACAAGCAATATTGTACCATAATTTGTCTCTATTACGTTTACTAATGTAATGATTTCAACCTCAAATCATCATAAACAAAATACACGATCGATCTTACTAGTTTAAAGCTACCTATAAGACGGATTATGTAAACTGAAACTATTTGGCAATGCAGTCATTCTGATAGATTTTAACTGCTTGGAAAAGCTTCGGAAATATGCTCCTCGTCCTGTGGGGACGCGAAGTGGTTGGCCGGAGCGGCATCCTAGCACTTGAAAAATTTCAAAATAAGCAATTAGCTAGCATTACATAATTCGTATTATAAGAACCAATACTTTTATTCTTTAATTTTTAGCGTGATTCACCTCTGCAATTTGCCTTAACGCGGTTTTTTTGCGTGTAAAAAATGCATCACAAGTTATGTGATGCATTCATTAGATTGAGCGGTTGGCGATCTGATGGATGAGGACGGCATTATAACCGCCTCCGAACCCGTTATCAATGTTCACTACACTAATACCGGACGCACATGAATTCAGCATGGTTAATAAAGCGGACAACCCATGAAAATTTGCACCATACCCAACACTAGTCGGAACTGCGATTATCGGGTGTGCCACTAAGCCGCCAACAACACTTGGCAAAGCTCCCTCCATACCTGCGATCACGACAGAAACCGTAGCTTCCCTGATTTCATCAATATGTGCAAATAAACGATGGATCCCAGCAACCCCTACATCATAGAAACGACGGACTTCGATACCACAAGCTTCAGCAGTTTTGGCTGCCTCTTCAGCAACAGGCAGATCAGAAGTACCGGCACAAACAATAGCAATATAACCATTGAATGTTTGTTCAAATTCATTATTCTTCAAGAACATTGTCCTACTGACCTCGTCGTATTGAAATTCAGGTAAAGCAGCAATAACCGTATCTGCTTTACCTTTTTCCATTCTGGTAATAAAAATATTATCACCTTTCGACAACATTGCCCGGGAAATATCGATAATATGAGAGGCTTCTTTTCCTTCACCAAATATTACTTCCGGAAATCCTTGTCGTTTCTTGCGATGATGATCAACCTTGGCAAATCCGAGGTTTTCAAAAGTTGCGAGCTGTTGCTGTGCTTCTTCTGGTGACAATTGTCCTGCTGCAACCTGCTTCAAAATCTCTTCTAACACATTTATCACATCCAAAGTGAGCTATTTAAATTTTTCATGGCCACTTTTGGTAGTTTTATGGCCACTTCAAATGATTTTATGGCCACTTTCCTGCATTTAATGGCCACTTAGAAATATTTTTCGATATCTTTTGCTAATTGCTGATATTTCGCGAAGATCTCTTGATAGGTTTGATGTTTCTCCATATTAGGCTGAACTACCTGATCAATCGGAATATTTGCTTTAATTTCTTCAAAGGATTCTGCTTTACCTATCGCAACAAGTGCTGTCCAGCTTGCTCCCCACGCTGCACCATGGTGAGTATCAGCTAATTGCACTTCCTGACCGAATACGTCTGCCAATATCTGCACCCATAGTGGTGACTTAGAGAGACCACCGTTAACAGAAATACTTGCCGGAGGGCCAGCTATTTCCTCTAAAGATTGGCCGATCTGATAAATATTAAATACGATGCCTTCTAAAACAGCGCGAACTAATTGCGGTCTGCGATGAGTAACACTTAGACCATAGAAATTACCACGCGCTTTCTGGTTCCAAACAGGTGCCCGTTCTCCATTGACATATGGAACAAAAAGCAAGCCATCTGCCCCAATTGCAACCTCCTCAGCACCTGACAGAAATTCTTCATGGGTACCTTCAAATTCCATCATTTCCTTCAACCACTGTAATGCAATCCCACCATTATTGGTTGGACCACCTATTATGGAGCTGTCCTCCGTAAAAGCATAGCTGAATGTTTCTCCATTATCATTCACGTGTTGACCACGGATAAGCTGGCGAATCGCTCCACTTGTTCCTACAGTCACTGCTACTTCTCCTGCTTTAATTGCACCATTACCTAAATTGGCTAATTGTCCGTCAGCTGCACCAATAACTAATGGAGTACCTTCCGGCCAGCCAAGTTCTTCTGCAATTTCAGGTCGCAATCCATTGACGTGTTCTGTCGGAGCAACAATATCAGACAATTGACTGCGATCGATCCCTGCTAATTGCAATGCCTCTGGTTCCCAATCTAGTGATTTCACATTCATCAATCCGGTAGCTGAAGCCATTGAATAATCGATAATACGTGCTCCGACCCAGTTAAACAACAAATATTCTTTCCACGACATAAAATAACTTGCTCTCGTATAAGGCTCATAGCTGTGTTCTTTCATCCAAACCAGTTTGAACAATGGTGACATCGGATGAATCGGTGTGCCAGTCTTACTGTATATACGCTGTTTAGTCTTCGGATCGAGCTGTTCAACAATTTCACTGCTTCTGCCATCAGACCATATCGACATGTCAGACAATGGGCTGCCGTCCTGATCGACACAAATTAATGAATGCATGGCACACGAAATACCAACAGCCAATACGTGCTGCTGATGAGTGGATGCAAAAATATCAGTAAGTACTTTTTTTGTTCGTTCTTCTATTTCTTCCGGTTTCTGTTCCACAAAATCCGTATCCGGGTAATAGGTTTGGATAAGCTGTTCTGCTTCCGCTTTCACTTTCCCCGTCAGATCAAAGGCTACCGCTTTGACACTAGTCGTTCCAAAATCAAGTCCAATTACTACTTCCTCCATAATGTCCTCCTTGACTACAATACCGAAAAGCTTTGGATCATCTCCAAAGCTTTTCTCCTGTTATGATAAAGCGCTGTTCATACTACCGCTCTTATAACCTACTAAATCCATTGTAACAAATTTATAGCCGTAACTGTGAAGTTTTTCTGTCACGCGTTGATGGTTGGCTAATAGTTTCTGCATATCCTGCGGTTCTACCTCAATTCTAGCAATCTCATCATGTGTGCGAACACGAACCTGTCGAATACCGATCATTTTCAAGAAGGCTTCTGACTTCTCTACTTTTGTTAATTTTGCTTTCGTGATCGTTTCGCCATAGGCAATTCGGGATGACAAGCATGCGAAAGATGGTTTATCCCATGTAGGAAGCTCCATCTCTTTTGACAGATCACGGATTTCCTCTTTATACAGACCCGCTTCCTGCAGCGGACCTCTTACACCCTGCTCTTTCGCTGCACGCATCCCAGGACGGTACTCACTCATATCATCTGCGATTACGCCATAGACGATATTTTGATAGTTTTTTGTTTTCATAATCGGCACGAGATGATCAAACAGGCTGTTTTTGCAAAAGTAACAACGATTTTTATCATTTTCGGTATAGCCTGGTATCGCAAGCTCACTCGTTTCGATTACCTGATGGTTCGCCCCAATAAAGCTTGCTAGTTTCTTCGCTTCTTCTAATTCACTAGTTGGGTATGTTTCGGAATCTGCTGTCACAGCAAGAACGTTATCTTTCCCTAACGTATCAACCGATACCTTCAACAAATAGGTACTGTCAACCCCACCAGAAAAAGCAACCACTACTTTCTTCATTTCTTGGAGAATAGAAACTAGTTTCTGATGTTTCTGCTCGTGCATGTCTTGTCTCCCTCCCTCAAATTGGCTTTTGTTTCATTATATGGTCATACTACCGAAACCGCCATCCACTCGCAGCAGTTCCCCTGTCACGAATCCACTCGCTTTATCAGATGCTAAATATACAGCCGCACCTTGTAATTCTTCCGGTTCACCAAAACGATTCATCGGCGTATGACCCATAATCGAATTAATCCGTTCTTCACTCAAAATTTTGCGGTTTTGCTCGGCCGGGAAGAACCCGGGAATAATTGCATTCACGCGTATATTATGTGGCGCGAATTCACGTGCGAGATATTGGGTTACACTATTGATTGCTGCTTTTGATGCCGAGTAAGTAAACACTTTGGATAGTGGTGTCGTCGAAGATACCGACGAAATATTAATGATGCTTCCACCACGTTGCTGCTCCACCAT includes the following:
- the larE gene encoding ATP-dependent sacrificial sulfur transferase LarE, with the translated sequence MHEQKHQKLVSILQEMKKVVVAFSGGVDSTYLLKVSVDTLGKDNVLAVTADSETYPTSELEEAKKLASFIGANHQVIETSELAIPGYTENDKNRCYFCKNSLFDHLVPIMKTKNYQNIVYGVIADDMSEYRPGMRAAKEQGVRGPLQEAGLYKEEIRDLSKEMELPTWDKPSFACLSSRIAYGETITKAKLTKVEKSEAFLKMIGIRQVRVRTHDEIARIEVEPQDMQKLLANHQRVTEKLHSYGYKFVTMDLVGYKSGSMNSALS
- the larB gene encoding nickel pincer cofactor biosynthesis protein LarB, which codes for MLEEILKQVAAGQLSPEEAQQQLATFENLGFAKVDHHRKKRQGFPEVIFGEGKEASHIIDISRAMLSKGDNIFITRMEKGKADTVIAALPEFQYDEVSRTMFLKNNEFEQTFNGYIAIVCAGTSDLPVAEEAAKTAEACGIEVRRFYDVGVAGIHRLFAHIDEIREATVSVVIAGMEGALPSVVGGLVAHPIIAVPTSVGYGANFHGLSALLTMLNSCASGISVVNIDNGFGGGYNAVLIHQIANRSI
- a CDS encoding gluconokinase, with protein sequence MEEVVIGLDFGTTSVKAVAFDLTGKVKAEAEQLIQTYYPDTDFVEQKPEEIEERTKKVLTDIFASTHQQHVLAVGISCAMHSLICVDQDGSPLSDMSIWSDGRSSEIVEQLDPKTKQRIYSKTGTPIHPMSPLFKLVWMKEHSYEPYTRASYFMSWKEYLLFNWVGARIIDYSMASATGLMNVKSLDWEPEALQLAGIDRSQLSDIVAPTEHVNGLRPEIAEELGWPEGTPLVIGAADGQLANLGNGAIKAGEVAVTVGTSGAIRQLIRGQHVNDNGETFSYAFTEDSSIIGGPTNNGGIALQWLKEMMEFEGTHEEFLSGAEEVAIGADGLLFVPYVNGERAPVWNQKARGNFYGLSVTHRRPQLVRAVLEGIVFNIYQIGQSLEEIAGPPASISVNGGLSKSPLWVQILADVFGQEVQLADTHHGAAWGASWTALVAIGKAESFEEIKANIPIDQVVQPNMEKHQTYQEIFAKYQQLAKDIEKYF